A genomic region of Bradyrhizobium sp. ORS 278 contains the following coding sequences:
- a CDS encoding amidase yields the protein MSQPSDLQTPKAGAGVLELLRQFAADPASASAYGEDCLKRTQSIEPQLKAFEYLPRDVTAKRGPLGGIPVAIKDVIATSDMPTTNGSAIYRDHVPDADAWVVARLRDLGATIFGKTVSTEFAWRHPGPTVNPWNPAHTPGGSSSGSAAAVAAGLVPLALGTQTLGSVIRPAAFNGVVGFKPSFGAIPRTGVHPLSPSLDHVGFFARRVDDVALALSLLAGRSADDLHGRPLPGFSVDIGHGLAPLAKPRLAVVRFAKWERAEAEQKAVFEAVIDKLRGAGAAIEEVALTELDSASWDAINTIMLSEATTIFSDLIARYPDRVSDVMKGHVESGRAKTAMAYLAAKATQAARQTALAAELAGHDAVLTLPAFGEAPRGLDWTGDAEYCAPWTFVGAPAVALPAGFGRNGLPLGVQVAGTYRNDLQLLRVAKWVETALAFDPGLPLMAQPTR from the coding sequence ATGTCGCAACCGTCAGATCTTCAGACACCGAAAGCCGGTGCGGGCGTGCTCGAGCTGCTGCGCCAATTCGCCGCCGACCCCGCATCCGCCTCCGCCTATGGCGAAGATTGTCTGAAGCGGACGCAGAGCATCGAGCCGCAGCTGAAGGCGTTCGAATATCTGCCACGAGATGTGACCGCGAAGCGTGGTCCGCTCGGCGGAATTCCCGTGGCCATCAAGGACGTCATCGCGACCTCGGACATGCCGACCACCAACGGGTCGGCGATCTATCGCGATCACGTGCCGGATGCCGACGCGTGGGTCGTGGCACGGCTGCGCGATCTCGGCGCGACCATCTTCGGCAAGACGGTGTCGACCGAATTCGCCTGGCGTCATCCCGGCCCGACCGTCAACCCTTGGAACCCCGCGCACACGCCCGGCGGCTCGTCGTCCGGCTCCGCCGCGGCCGTTGCTGCGGGACTCGTGCCGCTGGCGCTGGGCACGCAGACGCTGGGCTCGGTCATCCGTCCCGCGGCATTCAACGGCGTTGTCGGCTTCAAGCCGAGCTTCGGCGCGATTCCGCGCACGGGCGTGCATCCGCTCAGCCCGTCGCTCGACCATGTCGGCTTCTTCGCGCGCCGTGTCGACGATGTGGCCCTTGCTCTTTCTCTGCTCGCCGGCCGCAGCGCGGATGATCTCCACGGCCGTCCACTGCCCGGATTTTCAGTCGACATCGGGCACGGACTCGCGCCGCTCGCCAAGCCGCGCCTTGCGGTGGTGCGCTTCGCCAAATGGGAGCGCGCCGAGGCCGAGCAGAAGGCAGTGTTCGAAGCTGTCATCGACAAGCTGCGTGGCGCAGGCGCGGCGATCGAGGAGGTCGCGCTGACGGAGCTGGACAGCGCCAGCTGGGACGCGATCAACACGATCATGCTGAGCGAGGCGACGACGATCTTCTCCGACCTGATCGCGCGCTATCCGGACCGCGTCAGCGACGTGATGAAGGGCCACGTCGAGAGCGGACGAGCCAAGACGGCGATGGCGTACCTCGCCGCAAAGGCCACGCAGGCGGCCCGGCAGACGGCGCTCGCGGCAGAACTCGCGGGTCATGACGCGGTGCTCACCCTGCCGGCGTTCGGCGAGGCGCCGCGCGGGCTCGACTGGACCGGCGATGCCGAATATTGCGCGCCCTGGACCTTCGTCGGCGCCCCGGCCGTTGCGTTGCCAGCCGGCTTTGGCAGAAACGGCCTGCCGCTCGGCGTCCAGGTCGCAGGCACCTATCGCAACGATCTCCAGCTTCTCCGCGTCGCGAAATGGGTGGAAACGGCGCTCGCCTTCGATCCCGGCCTGCCGCTCATGGCGCAACCGACGCGATGA
- a CDS encoding sorbosone dehydrogenase family protein, translating into MISVFHRSILALATISLLAGTSIAGAQQQSDQGKGLKKYESGTKEFWTHPPDDWFLGDETEAQKGLAPPSGPPTGASDAELAKIVKQVKLPEGFKMEVWASGVLAARQMAWGDKGTLFVGSFGLGNVYAISDKGGKREVKTVLKGLNMPTGLAFQDGNLYVIAVDKLIKYENAEANLDNLGQGKVVYDDMPSYAAHGWKYIAVDKEGWFYIPFGPPFNIGIPPTSVSQIRRVDPRTGNAEIWALGVRNSVGGDVDPRTGRYWFTENARDWVSDDLPSDKLNMISKIGEHFGYPYCHQGDMPDPKFAMGHKCSEFTPPALNLGAHVAPLGMKFYTGDQFPAEYKNNIFIAEHGSWNRHKYQGARIMRVVVGPDGKDAKQEVFASGWIEGDQGYLGRPDDIVLAKDGSMLVADDWAGAIYRISYEKK; encoded by the coding sequence ATGATATCGGTTTTCCACCGAAGCATTCTTGCGCTTGCAACAATCAGCCTTCTCGCCGGGACCAGCATCGCCGGCGCGCAGCAGCAATCTGATCAAGGCAAGGGCCTGAAGAAATACGAATCCGGCACCAAGGAATTCTGGACGCATCCGCCGGACGACTGGTTCCTGGGCGACGAGACCGAGGCGCAGAAGGGCCTCGCGCCGCCGTCCGGTCCCCCGACCGGCGCCTCCGACGCCGAGCTCGCCAAGATCGTCAAGCAGGTGAAGCTGCCGGAAGGCTTCAAGATGGAGGTCTGGGCGTCGGGCGTGCTCGCCGCGCGGCAGATGGCCTGGGGCGACAAGGGCACGCTGTTCGTCGGCTCGTTCGGGCTCGGCAACGTCTATGCGATCAGCGACAAGGGCGGCAAGCGCGAGGTCAAGACGGTCCTCAAGGGCCTGAACATGCCCACGGGCCTCGCCTTCCAGGATGGCAATCTCTACGTCATCGCGGTCGACAAGCTGATCAAGTATGAGAATGCCGAGGCCAATCTCGACAATCTTGGCCAGGGCAAGGTCGTCTATGACGACATGCCGTCCTACGCGGCGCACGGCTGGAAGTACATCGCGGTCGACAAGGAGGGCTGGTTCTACATTCCGTTCGGCCCGCCCTTCAACATCGGCATCCCGCCGACCTCGGTCTCGCAGATTCGCCGCGTCGATCCGCGCACCGGCAATGCCGAGATCTGGGCGCTCGGCGTGCGCAACAGCGTCGGCGGCGACGTCGATCCGCGCACCGGCCGCTACTGGTTCACTGAGAACGCGCGCGACTGGGTCAGCGACGATCTGCCGAGCGACAAGCTCAACATGATCTCGAAGATCGGCGAGCATTTCGGCTATCCCTATTGTCATCAGGGTGACATGCCGGATCCGAAGTTTGCGATGGGCCACAAATGCTCGGAGTTCACGCCGCCGGCGCTGAACCTCGGAGCCCACGTGGCGCCGCTCGGCATGAAGTTCTACACCGGCGACCAGTTCCCGGCGGAGTACAAGAACAACATCTTCATCGCCGAGCACGGCTCCTGGAACCGCCACAAATATCAGGGTGCGCGGATCATGCGGGTGGTCGTCGGTCCCGACGGCAAGGATGCAAAGCAGGAGGTGTTCGCCTCCGGCTGGATCGAGGGTGATCAGGGCTATCTCGGCCGTCCCGACGACATCGTGCTCGCCAAGGACGGCTCGATGCTGGTGGCCGACGACTGGGCGGGCGCGATCTATCGCATCAGCTACGAGAAGAAGTGA
- a CDS encoding cytochrome c, with translation MRQVMVAALMLVLSALPAVAADLTAGKAKAELCAGCHGENGISQTENIPSLAGQQDQFIQWQLVFFRAGTRKNEAMKPIVDQLSNEDIRNLGAYFASLQPAKSPPDDDADLSKKGAEAAAGRRCASCHLDSYAGTKGVARLAGQREEYLVKALHDYKSGQRVGGSQAAMTDVAYPLSAEEITALAHYLAHL, from the coding sequence ATGCGCCAGGTCATGGTCGCTGCGCTGATGCTGGTGCTTTCGGCGCTGCCCGCCGTGGCGGCCGATCTGACCGCCGGCAAGGCGAAGGCCGAGCTGTGCGCCGGCTGTCATGGCGAGAACGGCATATCGCAGACCGAGAACATCCCCTCGCTCGCCGGTCAGCAGGATCAGTTCATCCAGTGGCAGCTGGTGTTCTTCCGCGCCGGCACCCGCAAGAACGAGGCGATGAAGCCGATCGTCGATCAGCTCAGCAACGAGGACATCCGCAATCTCGGCGCCTATTTCGCGTCGCTGCAGCCGGCGAAGTCGCCGCCGGACGATGATGCCGACCTGTCGAAGAAGGGCGCCGAAGCCGCCGCGGGCCGCCGCTGCGCCTCATGCCATCTCGACTCCTATGCCGGCACCAAGGGCGTCGCGCGACTCGCAGGCCAGCGCGAGGAATATCTCGTCAAGGCGCTGCACGACTACAAGAGCGGCCAGCGCGTCGGCGGCAGCCAAGCCGCAATGACGGATGTGGCCTATCCGCTGAGCGCGGAGGAGATCACCGCGCTGGCGCACTATCTCGCGCATTTGTAG
- the panE gene encoding 2-dehydropantoate 2-reductase translates to MRILVVGAGAIGGYFGGRLLQSGADVTFLVRPRRAAELTNAGLVIRSASGDVTLPNPPTVQADSLKQHFDVVLLSCKAYDLDDAIASFAPAVGADTAIIPLLNGMKHLDVLDAKFGRARVLGGLCAIAATLNEKREVVQLQPMQSLNFGERDGGSSERVRAIFEIFQRGNFNAAASDHIMQDMWEKWVFLASLAASTTLMRAPVGVILTAPGGKDFLLGMLDECSATAAAAGYAPAGAFFQRVSGMITTEGSPMTASMFRDLRAGLPVEADHVIGDLVARADAAKVPVPRLRISYTQLKVYEAQRGK, encoded by the coding sequence ATGCGTATTCTCGTCGTCGGCGCCGGCGCGATCGGCGGCTATTTCGGCGGCCGGCTGCTGCAGTCCGGTGCTGATGTCACCTTCCTCGTTCGTCCCCGCCGCGCCGCCGAGCTCACGAACGCCGGTCTCGTGATCCGCAGTGCGAGCGGCGACGTCACGCTGCCTAACCCACCGACGGTGCAGGCCGACAGCCTGAAGCAGCATTTCGACGTCGTGCTGCTGAGCTGCAAGGCCTATGACCTCGACGACGCGATTGCGTCATTCGCGCCGGCCGTCGGTGCTGATACAGCGATCATTCCGCTGCTCAACGGCATGAAGCATCTCGACGTGCTCGACGCCAAATTCGGCCGCGCGCGCGTGCTCGGCGGTCTTTGCGCCATTGCGGCGACGCTGAATGAGAAACGCGAGGTGGTGCAGCTGCAGCCGATGCAATCGCTGAACTTCGGCGAGCGCGACGGCGGATCCTCGGAGCGCGTGCGTGCCATCTTCGAGATCTTCCAGCGCGGCAATTTCAACGCCGCCGCCAGCGACCACATCATGCAGGACATGTGGGAGAAGTGGGTGTTCCTCGCCTCGCTCGCGGCGTCCACGACCTTGATGCGCGCGCCGGTCGGCGTGATCCTGACGGCGCCGGGCGGCAAGGATTTCCTGCTCGGCATGCTCGACGAATGCAGCGCCACCGCTGCAGCCGCCGGTTACGCGCCGGCCGGCGCCTTCTTTCAGCGCGTCTCCGGGATGATCACCACCGAGGGATCACCGATGACCGCCTCGATGTTCCGCGATCTCCGCGCCGGCCTGCCGGTCGAGGCGGATCACGTCATCGGCGACCTCGTCGCCCGCGCGGATGCGGCGAAGGTGCCCGTGCCGCGCTTAAGGATTTCGTACACGCAGCTGAAGGTATACGAGGCGCAACGGGGGAAGTGA
- a CDS encoding SDR family oxidoreductase gives MQQRNATVAVIGAGDYIGAEIVKKFAAEGFTVFAGRRNGGKLAPLVAEVEAAGGRIVARSLDARKEDETTAFLNDADKHAPLEVVIFNVGANVNFPILETTDRVFRKVWEMACWAGFVAGREAARLMLPRGGGKIFFTGATASLRGGSGFAAFASAKFGLRAVAQSMARELMPQNIHVAHLIIDSGVDTAWVRERRAQLWGKEALDNPDLLMPPASVAGAYWQLYQQPKSAWTFEMEIRPFGEKW, from the coding sequence ATGCAACAGCGCAACGCCACCGTCGCCGTGATCGGCGCGGGCGACTACATCGGCGCCGAGATCGTCAAGAAGTTCGCCGCAGAGGGGTTCACAGTGTTCGCCGGCCGGCGTAACGGCGGCAAGCTGGCGCCGCTGGTGGCCGAGGTGGAGGCCGCCGGCGGCCGGATCGTGGCGCGTTCGCTCGATGCGCGCAAGGAGGACGAGACCACCGCCTTCCTCAACGACGCCGACAAGCACGCGCCGCTCGAGGTCGTGATCTTCAACGTCGGCGCCAACGTCAATTTCCCGATCCTGGAGACGACGGACCGCGTGTTCCGCAAGGTGTGGGAGATGGCGTGCTGGGCCGGCTTCGTCGCCGGGCGCGAGGCGGCGCGGTTGATGCTGCCACGCGGCGGCGGCAAGATCTTCTTCACCGGCGCGACCGCGTCGCTGCGCGGCGGCTCGGGCTTCGCGGCGTTCGCCTCCGCCAAGTTCGGCCTGCGCGCGGTGGCGCAGTCGATGGCGCGCGAGCTGATGCCGCAGAACATCCATGTCGCCCATCTCATCATCGATTCCGGCGTCGATACCGCCTGGGTGCGCGAGCGCCGGGCCCAGCTCTGGGGCAAGGAGGCGCTGGACAATCCCGACCTGCTGATGCCGCCCGCTTCGGTTGCCGGGGCCTATTGGCAGCTCTACCAGCAGCCGAAGAGCGCCTGGACCTTCGAGATGGAGATCCGGCCGTTCGGCGAGAAGTGGTAA
- a CDS encoding IS481 family transposase: protein MPWREVSVMDQRREFVMLAKQEGANRRELCRRFSISPQTGYKWIQRHDTGDTALADRSRRPHRSPERTAAAIEQQIVALRDAHPAWGARKLARRLERDGQAVPAISTVHTILRRYDRVMEPAGTPGQPYTRFEKDTPNQLWQMDFKGHSALENGVSCHPLTALDDHSRFSLCLAACDNERGSTVKGHLETTFRRYGLPDAMFVDNGGPWGFTLEDPWTALTVWLLKLGVRTIHSRPYHPQSRGKNERFHRSLKAEVFAFRRYRDLPDVQRAFDEWRSIYNLDRPHEALNFDVPASRYRPSQRTMPDRLPVVEYDEGETVRSVSTTKAYVSFEGRLWKVPQAFRGERLAIRPLSADGQFGIFFAAHQIAAIDLRDPKSVNYVPEQV, encoded by the coding sequence ATGCCGTGGCGAGAGGTGTCTGTCATGGACCAGCGACGAGAGTTTGTGATGCTTGCCAAGCAGGAAGGGGCCAACCGGCGGGAGCTGTGTCGGCGGTTCAGCATCAGCCCCCAGACGGGCTACAAATGGATCCAGCGGCATGACACTGGCGACACGGCGCTGGCAGACCGGTCGCGGCGGCCTCATCGCAGTCCTGAGCGCACTGCGGCTGCGATCGAGCAGCAGATTGTCGCGTTGCGCGATGCTCACCCGGCCTGGGGCGCGCGCAAGCTCGCACGTCGTCTCGAGCGCGACGGGCAAGCTGTCCCGGCGATATCCACCGTGCACACCATCCTGCGCCGCTACGATCGCGTGATGGAGCCTGCAGGCACGCCCGGACAGCCCTACACTCGGTTCGAGAAGGATACGCCCAATCAGCTTTGGCAGATGGACTTCAAGGGACACAGTGCGCTGGAAAACGGTGTGTCCTGTCACCCGCTGACGGCGTTGGACGATCACTCGCGCTTCTCGTTGTGCCTGGCGGCTTGTGACAACGAGCGCGGCTCTACGGTTAAAGGACATCTGGAGACGACGTTCCGCCGCTATGGATTGCCGGATGCGATGTTCGTCGACAATGGTGGCCCTTGGGGCTTTACACTTGAAGACCCCTGGACCGCACTGACGGTCTGGCTTCTGAAGCTCGGCGTTCGAACAATCCACAGCCGGCCCTACCATCCTCAGAGCCGCGGCAAGAACGAACGCTTCCACCGCAGTCTGAAGGCTGAGGTGTTTGCCTTCAGGCGCTACCGTGACCTTCCCGATGTCCAGCGGGCATTCGACGAATGGCGCTCCATCTACAATCTCGACCGGCCGCACGAGGCTCTGAACTTCGACGTGCCGGCAAGCCGCTATCGACCAAGCCAACGCACGATGCCGGACCGCCTTCCAGTAGTCGAATACGACGAGGGTGAGACCGTTCGCTCCGTGTCGACCACCAAGGCCTACGTCAGCTTCGAGGGACGGCTGTGGAAAGTCCCGCAAGCCTTTCGCGGAGAGCGGCTGGCTATCCGGCCACTCAGCGCCGACGGACAGTTCGGAATATTCTTTGCCGCGCATCAGATCGCAGCCATCGATTTGCGCGACCCCAAAAGTGTCAACTATGTCCCCGAACAGGTGTAA
- a CDS encoding 2-hydroxychromene-2-carboxylate isomerase gives MSRPGPEFMFDFGSPNAFLSHEAIPAVEKRIGVQFFYVPVLLGGIFKATNNKSPAESLAGIKNKREFHEVETQRFLKRFHVQPWVWNPHFPVNTLNLMRAAIAAQLEGVFETYVDAAFHHMWREPKKMDDPEIAIAAITSSGLDGAKLFARAQEPEVKAKLVENTQRAVERGAFGSPTFFVGNEMFFGKEQLRDVEEMILGR, from the coding sequence ATGAGCCGACCCGGACCCGAGTTCATGTTCGATTTCGGCAGCCCCAACGCCTTTCTCAGCCATGAGGCTATCCCGGCCGTCGAGAAGCGTATCGGCGTCCAGTTCTTCTACGTCCCCGTGCTGCTCGGCGGCATTTTCAAGGCGACCAACAACAAGTCACCTGCCGAGTCGCTCGCCGGCATCAAGAACAAGCGCGAGTTCCACGAGGTCGAGACTCAGCGCTTTCTCAAGCGCTTCCACGTGCAGCCCTGGGTCTGGAACCCGCACTTTCCGGTCAACACGCTCAACTTGATGCGCGCGGCGATCGCCGCCCAGCTCGAAGGCGTGTTCGAGACATATGTCGACGCGGCGTTCCACCACATGTGGCGCGAGCCGAAGAAGATGGACGATCCGGAAATCGCGATCGCCGCCATCACCTCCTCAGGCCTCGACGGCGCCAAACTCTTTGCGCGCGCGCAGGAGCCGGAGGTGAAGGCGAAGCTGGTCGAGAACACCCAACGCGCCGTCGAGCGCGGCGCGTTCGGCTCGCCGACCTTCTTCGTCGGCAACGAGATGTTCTTCGGCAAGGAGCAGCTGCGCGACGTCGAGGAGATGATCCTCGGCAGATAG
- a CDS encoding MATE family efflux transporter: MIAVTTPASLRKPFLMFLAPMMLSNILQSLFGTINNVYLGQMIGVDALAAVSVFFPAMFFFVSFVMGLGSGASVLIGQAWGAKEPAKVKAIAGTTLTITLLLAVLIAVGGLYSRELLTALATPANIIDAASGYARIMMLTMPLTFAYIMLSSQMRAVGDTVTPLAALAASTTLGLVLTPMFIRGWLGVPQLGVASAAWASATSTLITLTSLHLYLRRRKHPLAIDAAFIRGMRPDPLLLRVVLRLGIPAAIGMIVMSLAEMVLIGLVNGFGSDATAAYGAVNQVLGYVQFPALSIAISVSIFGAQAIGRGNAEQIGRIVRTGIEMNVVLTGGLVAIGYLFSRTLMGFFITDPAVIEVAQRSLHIVLWSSVLFGMSTTFSAAMRASGTVWMPLAISAFCIALIEVPAATWLSRTIGLDGVWWAYPITFSAMALLQMSFYLLVWRRRTVQKMI, from the coding sequence ATGATTGCCGTGACCACGCCCGCGTCCCTCCGCAAACCGTTCCTGATGTTTCTCGCGCCGATGATGCTGAGCAACATCCTGCAATCGCTGTTCGGCACCATCAACAACGTCTATCTCGGCCAGATGATCGGCGTCGACGCGCTTGCCGCGGTGTCGGTGTTCTTCCCAGCGATGTTCTTCTTCGTGTCCTTCGTGATGGGCCTGGGTTCCGGCGCCAGCGTGCTGATCGGCCAGGCATGGGGCGCCAAGGAACCTGCGAAGGTGAAGGCGATCGCCGGCACGACGTTGACCATCACATTGTTGCTCGCGGTGTTGATTGCGGTCGGCGGCCTCTATAGCCGCGAGCTGCTGACCGCGCTCGCGACGCCTGCCAACATCATCGATGCGGCCTCTGGCTACGCGCGGATCATGATGCTGACGATGCCGCTCACCTTCGCCTACATCATGCTGTCGTCGCAGATGCGGGCGGTCGGCGACACCGTCACGCCGCTCGCGGCGCTCGCAGCCTCGACAACGCTCGGGCTGGTGCTGACGCCGATGTTCATCCGCGGCTGGCTCGGCGTGCCGCAGCTGGGCGTTGCGAGCGCCGCCTGGGCGTCGGCGACTTCCACCCTGATCACGCTGACCTCGCTCCATCTCTATCTGCGGCGGCGCAAGCATCCGCTGGCCATCGACGCGGCCTTCATCCGGGGCATGCGGCCCGATCCGCTGCTGCTGCGCGTCGTGCTGCGGCTCGGCATTCCCGCCGCGATCGGCATGATCGTGATGTCGCTGGCCGAGATGGTGCTGATCGGGCTGGTCAACGGTTTCGGCTCGGATGCAACCGCGGCCTACGGCGCGGTCAACCAGGTGCTCGGCTATGTGCAGTTTCCGGCGCTGTCGATCGCGATCTCGGTGTCGATCTTCGGCGCCCAGGCGATCGGCCGTGGCAATGCCGAGCAGATCGGCCGGATCGTGCGCACGGGCATCGAGATGAACGTCGTGCTGACCGGCGGCCTCGTCGCGATCGGCTATCTGTTCTCGCGGACATTGATGGGCTTCTTCATCACCGATCCCGCCGTCATCGAGGTGGCGCAGCGGTCGCTGCATATCGTGCTGTGGAGCTCGGTGCTGTTCGGCATGTCCACGACCTTCTCCGCGGCGATGCGCGCCTCGGGCACGGTGTGGATGCCGTTGGCGATCTCGGCCTTCTGCATCGCGCTGATCGAGGTGCCCGCCGCCACCTGGCTCAGCCGCACCATTGGCCTCGACGGCGTCTGGTGGGCCTATCCGATCACGTTCTCGGCCATGGCGCTGCTGCAGATGAGCTTCTATCTCCTGGTCTGGCGCAGGCGCACGGTGCAAAAGATGATCTGA
- a CDS encoding DUF2239 family protein, with protein MDTYTAFAGADRVAAGPLPKVALALKHAPASPAPVIIFSDRTGRPIDLDLRGSDREILARLAGGSNMPAEPAPSEPRGRGRPRLGVVAREVTLLPEHWEWLGAQPGGASVALRKLVHEARRASGDKDRAREARDAAYHFMSTMGGNLPNFEEAARALFADDLTRVTALIIDWPADIRDHAMALAQRHHTD; from the coding sequence ATGGATACCTACACCGCCTTTGCCGGAGCCGATCGCGTGGCGGCGGGGCCGCTGCCGAAAGTGGCGCTGGCGCTGAAGCATGCGCCGGCAAGCCCGGCGCCCGTGATCATCTTCAGCGACCGCACCGGACGGCCGATCGATCTCGATCTGCGCGGCAGCGACCGGGAGATCCTGGCGAGACTCGCCGGCGGCTCCAATATGCCAGCCGAGCCCGCACCCAGTGAGCCACGGGGTCGCGGCCGCCCCCGGCTCGGCGTGGTCGCGCGCGAGGTGACCCTGCTGCCCGAGCACTGGGAATGGCTGGGCGCGCAGCCCGGCGGCGCCTCGGTGGCGCTGCGCAAGCTGGTCCACGAGGCGCGCCGCGCCAGCGGTGACAAGGACCGCGCCCGCGAGGCGCGCGATGCCGCCTATCATTTCATGTCGACGATGGGCGGCAATCTCCCGAATTTCGAGGAGGCGGCCCGGGCGCTGTTCGCGGACGATCTCACCCGCGTCACAGCTTTGATCATAGACTGGCCGGCGGACATCCGCGACCATGCGATGGCGCTCGCACAGCGTCACCACACCGATTGA
- a CDS encoding glutathione S-transferase family protein — MLTVHHLNNSRSQRVLWLLEELGVPYEIVRYERQPDMRAPKELRAIHPLGKSPVITDNGNTVAESGAIVEYLIETYGNGRLIPPPKTPERLRYSYWLHYAEGSAMPLLLLKLLFNIMPKRAPALLRPIVRKVSNQALTTLVNPQLKQHMGFWESELQKSDWFAGNEFTAADIQMSFPLQAAAARGGLEQGHPRAMDWLARIEARPAYKIALEKGGPYEIGR, encoded by the coding sequence ATGCTCACCGTTCACCACCTCAACAATTCCCGCTCGCAACGTGTGCTCTGGCTGCTCGAGGAGCTCGGCGTGCCCTATGAGATCGTCCGTTATGAGCGCCAGCCCGACATGCGCGCGCCGAAAGAGCTGCGGGCGATTCATCCGCTCGGCAAGTCGCCGGTCATCACCGACAACGGCAACACGGTCGCAGAGTCCGGCGCCATCGTCGAATATCTGATCGAGACCTACGGCAATGGCCGGCTGATCCCGCCGCCGAAGACGCCGGAGCGGCTGCGCTATTCCTACTGGCTGCACTATGCCGAGGGCTCGGCGATGCCGCTGCTGCTCTTGAAACTGCTGTTCAACATCATGCCGAAGCGCGCGCCGGCGCTGCTGCGTCCGATCGTGCGCAAAGTATCGAACCAGGCGCTGACGACGCTGGTCAATCCGCAACTGAAGCAGCACATGGGGTTCTGGGAGAGCGAGCTGCAGAAGAGCGACTGGTTCGCCGGCAACGAGTTCACCGCCGCCGACATCCAGATGAGCTTCCCACTGCAGGCGGCCGCTGCGCGCGGCGGGTTGGAGCAAGGCCACCCGCGCGCCATGGACTGGCTCGCCCGCATCGAGGCGCGGCCGGCCTACAAGATCGCGCTTGAGAAGGGCGGCCCGTACGAAATCGGCCGCTGA
- a CDS encoding serine hydrolase — translation MNLRRLFVGLLVFAGLLVAGWLTYRPDRALRAATTAVAEIICAKTFVSGLDPQTTFAETMERPGLRRLRAVMRYRVEPDMRVVDASLLGLHASRASYHDGLGCVSLQGQKPPYVPHSDINALRGGGPAAALPDFADANPVEPANPALKAALDHAFEEPAAPPLRRTKAVVVIKDGRLIAERYAPGIGVETPLMGFSMTKTVTNALLGILTRQGKLSPSIQAPVPEWRDPGDGRHEITIEQLMRMTSGLALDETNSGFDASSQMAIHRDMAAFAVHAPPIAPPGQRWAYSSASTQILARIIRDAAGGPEQTIELAWRELFNPLGMRHVTLQYDGTGTLQGFGNMLASARDWARLGLLYLGDGVVGGQRILPEGWVAMSATATLDTDYGAGLWTNRSQQIHAQGRARAGIPADALFAFGLLGQRLVIMPSQHMVVARLGDSVDPDGDIKGVARLVREVIAATAAPATAAK, via the coding sequence GTGAACTTGCGCAGATTATTTGTCGGCCTTCTGGTGTTCGCGGGTCTGCTGGTGGCGGGCTGGCTCACCTATCGGCCCGATCGCGCGCTGCGCGCCGCCACGACCGCGGTCGCCGAGATCATCTGCGCCAAGACCTTCGTCTCCGGCCTCGATCCGCAAACCACCTTTGCCGAGACCATGGAGCGCCCCGGCCTCCGCCGCTTGCGCGCTGTGATGCGCTATCGGGTCGAGCCCGACATGCGGGTCGTCGACGCCTCGCTGCTCGGCCTGCATGCGAGCCGCGCATCCTATCATGACGGCCTCGGCTGCGTCTCGTTGCAGGGCCAGAAGCCGCCTTACGTGCCGCACAGCGACATCAACGCGCTGCGCGGCGGCGGCCCGGCAGCCGCCCTCCCCGATTTCGCGGACGCGAACCCCGTCGAGCCGGCCAACCCCGCCCTCAAGGCGGCGCTCGATCACGCCTTCGAGGAGCCGGCCGCTCCGCCGCTCCGCCGCACCAAGGCGGTCGTCGTCATCAAGGACGGCCGGCTGATCGCCGAGCGCTATGCGCCGGGAATTGGAGTCGAGACGCCGCTGATGGGATTCTCGATGACCAAGACGGTCACAAACGCGCTGCTCGGCATTCTCACCCGCCAGGGTAAGCTCAGCCCATCCATCCAGGCACCGGTCCCGGAATGGCGCGACCCCGGCGATGGCCGGCACGAGATCACGATCGAGCAGCTGATGCGCATGACATCGGGCCTGGCGCTGGACGAGACCAATTCGGGATTCGATGCATCGAGCCAGATGGCGATCCATCGCGACATGGCCGCCTTCGCCGTTCATGCGCCGCCGATCGCGCCGCCCGGGCAGCGCTGGGCCTATTCGAGCGCGTCGACGCAGATCCTGGCCCGCATCATCCGCGATGCTGCCGGCGGTCCGGAGCAGACCATCGAGCTCGCCTGGCGCGAGTTGTTCAACCCGCTCGGCATGCGCCACGTCACCTTGCAATATGACGGCACCGGCACGCTGCAGGGCTTTGGCAACATGCTGGCCAGCGCGCGCGACTGGGCGAGGCTGGGGCTGCTCTATCTCGGCGACGGCGTGGTCGGCGGCCAGCGCATCCTGCCCGAAGGCTGGGTGGCAATGTCGGCGACCGCGACGCTCGACACCGATTATGGCGCCGGCCTCTGGACCAATCGAAGCCAGCAGATTCACGCGCAGGGGCGTGCCCGCGCTGGCATTCCCGCTGACGCCCTCTTCGCCTTCGGCCTGCTCGGCCAGCGCCTTGTGATCATGCCGAGCCAGCACATGGTGGTGGCCAGGCTCGGCGATTCGGTCGATCCGGACGGCGACATCAAGGGCGTCGCCCGGCTGGTGCGCGAGGTGATCGCCGCGACCGCGGCGCCGGCGACGGCCGCGAAATAA